The region GTGGGTGGGTTCGCGGGCCGCACCGGGAAGGTCCACTTCGGACAGTGGGTGCCGGTCGACCCGCACGCCGCGGTGGTCTTCTTCCACGGCTTGGGCGAGCACATCGGCAGCTACGAACCGCTGGCGGCGGCTTTGAACGCCACCGGGTTCGCGTTCTGGGCGCACGACCACGCCGGGCACGGCCGCAGCGAGGGCGAACGGGTCCTGGTCGAGTCGGTGGACGACCTGCTGGACGACGCCGAGACGTTGCTCGACCTGGCCCGCGCCCGGCACCCCGGCCTGCCGGTCGTCCTCGCGGGCCACTCGCTGGGCGCGACCGTGGCGGCGCTGCTGACCGCGGAACGCTTGCTGGGCACGGGGAAAGCGCCCGCCGCGCTGGTGCTGACGGGTGCGTCGCTGCTGCCCGAGGCGTCACCGCTGGAAGCGCTGCTCGCCTCCGGCGTCGACCCGTGGGACCTGCGCAAGGACCCCGGCGAGATGACCCGGCACACCGGCTACGCCGAGCAGCTCCGCAACGACCCGCTGACGTGGCAGGGCGGCCTGCGCCGGGAAACCCTGCGGGCGCTGACCGAGGCCGCGCCGCGCACGCACGCCGCCGTGCCGAAGCTGGACCTGCCGGTCCTGCTGCTGCACGGCGCGGAGGACGACCTCGCCCCCGCGACGAGCGCCGCCCGCGCGGCCGACGTGCTGCCGGACGCGCGCCTGGCGGTCTTCCCCGAGGACCGGCACAACATCCTGAACGAGATCGACCGCGACGAGGTGCACCGCGTCTTCGCCGATTTCGTCGCCCAGCACACCCGCGGCTGACACCGACGCCGAGACCGACGCCGAGACCGACACCGACGCCGGCACTGACGCTGACGCCGCACCGAGGAGAACCATGCGACGCCTTGCCAGGATCCCGGCCGCCCGGATCGCCGCGTCCGTGATCGCGGTGTCCCTGTTCGCCGGGGCGTGCGGCACCGGCGGGGCGGTCGACCCCGGCGCGGTGACCGCGAACCAGGAGGCAACACCGCCCGACGACCGGCTGGACCTCGACGCCGCCGTCGACGTGCGGCTGGTGCTCGAACCGACCGGCCTCGACCTGTTCTCCACCGCCGGCGCGGCGCTCGACCAGGTGTTGCTGGACAACGTCTACGAGGGCCTGCTGTCGGTCGACACCGACGACAACGACAAGATCGTGCCCAGGCTCGCGTCCTCGCACGAGGTGTCGCCGGACGGCCTGACCTACACCTTCCACCTGGTGCCCGGCGCGAAGTTCCACGACGGCACGCCGCTCACCTCGGCCGACGTGGCGTGGTCGCTGGAACAGCAGTTCGCGCCCGGTTCGAAAGCCGTCTACGCGGCCGACTTCGCCTCCATCGCCTCGGTCGCCGCACCCGACCCGGCCACCGTCGTGGTCACGCTCAAGCAGCGGGACACGTTCCTGCTGTGGAACCTGACCCAGCGCGGCGGCGCGGTCTACCGCAAGGGCACCGACTCCGCCTCGCTCGCCGGCACCGCCAACGGCTCCGGTCCGTTCACGCTGACCCGGTGGAACCGGGGCGCCTCCATCA is a window of Saccharothrix espanaensis DSM 44229 DNA encoding:
- a CDS encoding alpha/beta fold hydrolase, which translates into the protein MGEFRVGGFAGRTGKVHFGQWVPVDPHAAVVFFHGLGEHIGSYEPLAAALNATGFAFWAHDHAGHGRSEGERVLVESVDDLLDDAETLLDLARARHPGLPVVLAGHSLGATVAALLTAERLLGTGKAPAALVLTGASLLPEASPLEALLASGVDPWDLRKDPGEMTRHTGYAEQLRNDPLTWQGGLRRETLRALTEAAPRTHAAVPKLDLPVLLLHGAEDDLAPATSAARAADVLPDARLAVFPEDRHNILNEIDRDEVHRVFADFVAQHTRG